A single window of Streptomyces sp. NBC_00464 DNA harbors:
- a CDS encoding dipeptidase — protein sequence MTAHPISETVASLMPRAKAELTELVAFQSVADTAVFPKSECEAAAAWVADALRAEGFQDVALLDTPDGTQSVYGFLPGPAGAPTVLLYAHYDVQPPLDESAWISPPFELTERDGRWFGRGAADCKGGFIMHLLALRALKANGGVPVSVKVIAEGSEEQGTGGLEQYAQAHPELLAADTVVIGDTGNFRAGLPTVTSTLRGMTMLRVQLDTLEGNLHSGQFGGAAPDALAAMIQLLASLRAEDGTTTVDGLTADTEWDGLQYPEEEFRKDAKVLDGVGLIGGGTVADRIWARPAVTVVGIDCPAVVGAMPSIQASARAQISLRVPPGQDAEEAAKLLTAHLQAHAPWGARVSVEQVGQGQPFRADITSPAYTAMADAMRIAYPGQEMQSSGMGGSIPLCNALSQLYPEAEILLIGLSEPEAQIHAVNESVSPEELERLSVTEALFLQNYAASKKA from the coding sequence ATGACCGCCCATCCGATTTCCGAGACCGTCGCCTCGCTGATGCCCCGCGCCAAGGCGGAGCTGACCGAGCTGGTGGCTTTCCAGTCGGTGGCGGATACCGCGGTGTTCCCCAAGAGCGAGTGCGAGGCGGCCGCCGCGTGGGTCGCCGACGCGCTGCGCGCCGAGGGATTCCAGGATGTCGCCCTGCTCGACACCCCGGACGGTACCCAGTCCGTCTACGGCTTCCTGCCCGGCCCGGCCGGAGCGCCCACCGTGCTGCTCTACGCGCACTACGACGTGCAGCCGCCGCTCGACGAGTCCGCCTGGATCTCCCCGCCGTTCGAGCTGACGGAGCGTGACGGCCGCTGGTTCGGCCGGGGCGCGGCCGACTGCAAGGGCGGTTTCATCATGCACCTCCTCGCGCTGCGCGCCCTCAAGGCGAACGGCGGGGTCCCGGTCTCGGTCAAGGTGATCGCGGAGGGCTCGGAGGAGCAGGGCACCGGGGGGCTGGAGCAGTACGCGCAGGCGCACCCCGAGTTGCTGGCCGCGGACACCGTGGTGATCGGTGACACCGGTAACTTCCGGGCCGGTCTGCCGACCGTCACCTCGACGCTGCGCGGGATGACGATGCTGCGGGTGCAGCTCGACACTCTCGAGGGGAACCTGCACTCCGGTCAGTTCGGCGGCGCCGCGCCCGATGCCCTGGCGGCGATGATCCAGCTGCTCGCGTCGCTGCGTGCCGAGGACGGTACGACGACCGTCGACGGGCTCACGGCGGACACGGAGTGGGACGGTCTGCAGTACCCGGAGGAGGAGTTCCGCAAGGATGCCAAGGTCCTCGACGGAGTGGGCCTGATCGGCGGGGGTACCGTCGCCGACCGGATCTGGGCGCGGCCCGCCGTCACGGTCGTCGGGATCGACTGCCCCGCGGTGGTGGGCGCGATGCCCTCGATCCAGGCGAGCGCACGGGCACAGATCAGCCTGCGGGTGCCGCCGGGGCAGGACGCCGAGGAGGCGGCGAAGCTGCTGACCGCACACCTGCAGGCACACGCCCCGTGGGGGGCGCGCGTCTCGGTCGAGCAGGTCGGTCAGGGGCAGCCGTTCCGCGCCGACATCACGAGCCCGGCGTACACCGCGATGGCGGACGCCATGCGGATCGCGTACCCCGGCCAGGAGATGCAGTCCTCGGGCATGGGCGGCTCGATCCCGCTCTGCAACGCGCTGTCCCAGCTGTATCCGGAGGCGGAGATCCTGCTGATCGGGCTGAGCGAGCCCGAGGCGCAGATCCACGCGGTGAACGAGAGTGTGTCCCCGGAGGAGCTGGAGCGCCTTTCGGTGACCGAGGCGCTGTTCCTGCAGAACTACGCCGCCTCCAAGAAGGCCTGA
- a CDS encoding maleylpyruvate isomerase family mycothiol-dependent enzyme yields the protein MKIAEHIHSLAAEGRLLADAAEEAGTGAPVPTCPGWQVRDLLRHTAMVHTWAAAFVTEGHTSYVPDAGEPDLDGPTLLDRFRAGHQLLVEALERAPQDLECWAFFAAPSPLAFWARRQAHETTIHRVDAESARGGVLSPVASAHAVDGIDELLQGFHARPKSRVRTDVPRTLHLRATDTDTVWNVRLSTEPPAAVRADEPSVLPPVDCELSATAQELYLTLWNRRPLTALAVTGDPDLARLWRERSSVTWS from the coding sequence ATGAAGATCGCTGAGCATATACATTCCCTGGCCGCCGAGGGCCGGTTGCTGGCGGACGCGGCCGAGGAGGCGGGCACCGGGGCACCGGTGCCGACCTGTCCGGGCTGGCAGGTGCGCGACCTGCTCAGGCACACCGCGATGGTGCACACCTGGGCGGCCGCCTTCGTGACCGAGGGCCACACCTCGTACGTCCCCGACGCCGGGGAGCCGGACCTGGACGGGCCCACGCTGCTCGACCGGTTCCGTGCGGGGCACCAGCTCCTGGTGGAGGCGCTGGAGCGCGCACCGCAGGACCTGGAATGCTGGGCCTTCTTCGCGGCGCCGTCCCCCCTCGCCTTCTGGGCGAGGCGACAGGCTCACGAGACGACGATCCACCGGGTGGACGCGGAGTCCGCGCGCGGCGGGGTACTCTCCCCCGTCGCGTCCGCCCACGCGGTGGACGGCATCGACGAGCTGCTGCAAGGGTTTCACGCCCGCCCGAAGAGCAGGGTGCGCACCGATGTACCGCGCACGCTGCACCTACGGGCCACGGACACGGACACGGTGTGGAACGTACGGCTCTCCACCGAACCACCGGCAGCCGTGCGCGCGGACGAACCGTCCGTGCTGCCGCCCGTGGACTGCGAGTTGAGCGCCACCGCCCAGGAGCTCTACCTCACTCTCTGGAACCGGCGGCCCCTCACAGCTCTCGCGGTGACCGGCGACCCCGACCTCGCGCGGCTGTGGCGTGAGCGCTCCTCGGTCACCTGGTCCTGA
- a CDS encoding MFS transporter: MFFALDGFLFAGWVVRIPAIKQQTGASASTLGLALLGVSAGAVITMMLTGRLCRRYGSHPVSVVCGVLLPLSIALPAQTHSALSLGLVLLVFGAAYGGMNVAMNSAAVDLVAALRRPVMPSFHAAFSLGGMIGAGLGGLVAGGLSPSAHLLCLTGIGLLVTAYWGPVLLRHPSPKPAPTAADGKAGPQPLTGRARRVVILFGVIALCTAYGEGALADWGALHLEQDLHAHPGVAAAGYSLFALAMTAGRLTGTALLERLGQTRTLVAGGTTAAAGMLLGSLAPTSWLALLGFAVTGLGLANIFPVAVGRAGELAGPGGVAAASTLGYGGMLLGPPAIGFLTDWFSLPVALTTVAVLALAAAALGYGARNAAHT; encoded by the coding sequence GTGTTCTTCGCCCTCGACGGGTTCCTCTTCGCCGGCTGGGTGGTCCGTATCCCGGCCATCAAGCAGCAGACCGGCGCCTCGGCCTCCACCCTCGGCCTCGCACTTCTCGGCGTATCCGCCGGTGCCGTGATCACCATGATGCTCACCGGGCGGCTCTGCCGCCGTTACGGCAGCCATCCGGTGAGCGTGGTCTGCGGCGTCCTGCTGCCGCTCAGCATCGCGCTGCCCGCCCAGACGCATTCGGCGCTCTCACTCGGGCTGGTGCTGCTGGTGTTCGGCGCCGCGTACGGCGGCATGAACGTGGCGATGAACAGCGCGGCGGTCGATCTGGTCGCCGCCCTGCGGCGTCCGGTGATGCCCAGCTTCCACGCCGCGTTCAGCCTCGGCGGCATGATCGGCGCCGGACTGGGCGGTCTGGTCGCGGGCGGCCTCTCGCCCTCCGCGCATCTGCTCTGCCTGACCGGAATCGGACTGCTCGTCACCGCGTACTGGGGTCCGGTCCTGCTGCGCCACCCCTCGCCGAAGCCCGCCCCGACGGCGGCTGACGGGAAGGCGGGCCCCCAACCCCTGACCGGACGGGCGCGCCGTGTGGTGATCCTGTTCGGCGTGATCGCGCTCTGCACCGCGTACGGCGAGGGCGCCCTGGCCGACTGGGGCGCCCTCCACCTGGAGCAGGACCTGCACGCCCACCCGGGGGTGGCCGCAGCGGGCTACTCGCTGTTCGCGCTCGCCATGACGGCGGGCCGGCTCACCGGCACGGCACTGCTCGAACGGCTCGGCCAGACCCGCACCCTGGTCGCGGGCGGCACCACCGCGGCGGCCGGGATGCTGCTCGGCTCACTCGCCCCGACCAGCTGGCTCGCGCTCCTCGGGTTCGCCGTCACCGGGCTCGGCCTGGCCAACATCTTCCCGGTGGCGGTCGGCAGGGCCGGCGAGCTGGCCGGTCCCGGCGGAGTGGCCGCGGCCTCGACGCTCGGCTACGGCGGCATGCTTCTCGGGCCCCCCGCGATCGGCTTCCTGACCGACTGGTTCTCCCTGCCCGTGGCCCTGACCACGGTGGCGGTGCTGGCCCTCGCCGCGGCGGCGCTGGGATACGGCGCACGCAATGCGGCGCACACATGA
- a CDS encoding DUF6332 family protein → MGHRSQSDRDAMTVEIGFAVLTGALLAAAAFAMVCAPALLSASGGGVRRGLLMAAASVAVLVFVGRVVDVLRRFGRRDTEREVGRRGPVLPDQPSQPGRTSPDS, encoded by the coding sequence ATGGGACACCGAAGCCAGTCGGACCGTGACGCCATGACCGTCGAGATCGGCTTCGCCGTGCTGACCGGAGCCCTGCTGGCGGCGGCCGCGTTCGCCATGGTCTGCGCCCCGGCCCTCCTGTCGGCGTCGGGCGGCGGTGTGCGCCGCGGGCTGCTCATGGCCGCGGCCTCCGTGGCAGTGCTGGTCTTCGTCGGCCGCGTCGTCGACGTGCTGCGGCGGTTCGGCCGCCGCGACACGGAGCGCGAGGTCGGCAGGCGCGGCCCCGTGCTGCCGGATCAGCCCAGCCAGCCCGGTCGCACCAGCCCCGACTCGTAG
- a CDS encoding MBL fold metallo-hydrolase: MELVEVLPQLHMLRFPIGQAYLWRDGTELTLIDAGDANAAPAIEDAVRGLGLDPARIARIVITHGHRDHYGAAQELADRHGAEILAHRLDAPVIRGKEEIGDPVLLDWERPLYAHGLTLPEAPPTRVDTELSDGAVLPFGGGARVVHSPGHTPGAIGVHLPRHGVLFTGDCVAEAGRVMLGVFNIDREQAVASFRRLAALEAATVCFGHGDPLTVDAVAVMRASADRDSRLQVEHG, translated from the coding sequence ATGGAACTCGTCGAGGTGCTTCCCCAGCTGCACATGTTGCGCTTCCCGATCGGCCAGGCCTACCTGTGGCGCGACGGGACGGAGCTGACTCTGATCGACGCGGGCGATGCGAACGCGGCGCCCGCCATCGAGGACGCGGTGCGCGGCCTCGGTCTCGACCCCGCCCGAATCGCCCGGATCGTCATCACCCACGGGCATCGCGACCACTACGGCGCGGCCCAGGAGCTGGCCGACCGTCATGGCGCCGAGATCCTGGCGCACCGGCTCGACGCTCCGGTGATCCGCGGCAAGGAGGAGATCGGCGATCCGGTGCTGCTCGACTGGGAGCGCCCGCTGTACGCGCACGGGCTGACCCTGCCCGAGGCTCCGCCGACCCGGGTCGACACCGAGCTGTCCGACGGCGCTGTGCTGCCGTTCGGCGGCGGGGCGCGGGTGGTCCACTCCCCCGGCCACACCCCGGGAGCCATCGGTGTCCATCTGCCCCGGCACGGGGTGCTGTTCACGGGTGATTGTGTCGCCGAGGCCGGGCGCGTGATGCTGGGGGTGTTCAACATCGACCGCGAGCAGGCCGTGGCCTCGTTCCGGCGGCTGGCCGCACTGGAGGCGGCCACGGTCTGCTTCGGCCACGGCGATCCCCTCACCGTCGACGCGGTCGCGGTCATGCGTGCCTCAGCCGACCGGGACTCCCGCCTCCAGGTTGAGCACGGCTGA
- a CDS encoding response regulator transcription factor: MIRVLLADDQLLVRAGFRALLDAQPDIEVAGEAADGEEAVRLVRELRPDTVLMDIRMPRLDGLAATRTITRDPALDEVKVVMLTTFELDEYVFEAIRSGASGFLVKDTEPEELLRAVRAVVGGDALLSPGVTRRLIAEFAARSKEPASVTTLNELTDREREVMALVGIGLSNEEIARRLVVSPLTAKTHVSRTMVKLGARDRAQLVVLAYESGLVRPGWLG; the protein is encoded by the coding sequence GTGATTCGCGTACTGCTCGCCGATGACCAGCTGCTGGTCCGGGCGGGATTCCGGGCCCTGCTGGACGCCCAGCCGGACATCGAGGTGGCGGGCGAGGCCGCCGACGGCGAGGAGGCCGTCCGTCTGGTGCGTGAACTGCGGCCGGACACCGTGCTGATGGACATCCGGATGCCGCGGCTCGACGGCCTCGCCGCGACCCGCACGATCACCCGGGACCCCGCGCTCGACGAGGTGAAGGTGGTCATGCTCACCACCTTCGAGCTCGACGAGTACGTCTTCGAGGCGATCCGCTCCGGAGCTTCCGGCTTCCTGGTCAAGGACACCGAGCCGGAGGAACTGCTGCGGGCCGTCCGAGCGGTGGTCGGCGGTGACGCACTCCTGTCGCCGGGCGTCACCCGCCGCCTGATCGCCGAGTTCGCCGCCCGGTCCAAAGAGCCCGCATCGGTGACCACACTGAACGAACTGACCGACAGGGAGCGGGAGGTGATGGCGCTGGTCGGCATCGGCCTGTCCAACGAGGAGATCGCCCGCCGTCTCGTGGTCAGCCCGCTCACCGCCAAGACCCACGTCAGTCGGACCATGGTGAAGCTCGGCGCCCGCGACCGGGCCCAACTGGTCGTGCTGGCCTACGAGTCGGGGCTGGTGCGACCGGGCTGGCTGGGCTGA
- a CDS encoding sensor histidine kinase: MEEQRAQTGDGPPGNQGGTSRRPPWARGGPDGRTAGPQGPRGFWNNGEPPRWLTGAQGRSAGRLPWASTILLGVVVMAGSGFAARGQLDEKAPLDLFARLLLIAAVAVLLFRHRHPVAAVFGASAAATLYLGAGYPYGPVFLAVAVGCFSAVVAGYRRAAWSAVAMVWVGHLVVGHWLYRWLPPEGDAAAPWGQELGVAAWVVAIVAAAEFVRVRREQWAAQRAERERAEKRRADEERLRMARELHDVLAHSISVINVQAGVGLALLDTDPEQARTALTTIKAASKEALGEVRQVLDTLRTPGDAPRTPAPGLDRLPELVEQAASAGLTVTVATDGVRGAVPPGADLAAFRIIQEALTNVVRHSGSRTAEVRVGYGPDRITLHIDDEGPATGTAAGGSGNGLAGMRERAAALGGTIEAGTRPDGGFRVRAGLPLPAGGSGPAAHQKETP, translated from the coding sequence ATGGAAGAGCAGCGCGCACAGACCGGCGACGGTCCCCCCGGGAATCAGGGCGGAACGTCGCGTCGACCCCCCTGGGCGCGCGGCGGGCCGGACGGCAGGACGGCCGGCCCGCAGGGCCCCCGGGGCTTCTGGAACAACGGCGAGCCGCCGCGCTGGCTGACGGGAGCGCAGGGCCGGTCCGCCGGCCGGCTGCCCTGGGCGTCCACGATCCTGCTCGGCGTCGTCGTCATGGCCGGATCGGGCTTCGCGGCCCGCGGGCAACTGGACGAGAAGGCCCCGCTCGACCTCTTTGCCAGGCTGCTCCTGATCGCCGCCGTGGCCGTACTGCTGTTCCGCCACCGGCATCCTGTCGCGGCCGTCTTCGGGGCCTCGGCCGCGGCAACGCTCTATCTCGGCGCCGGCTACCCGTACGGACCGGTCTTCCTGGCCGTCGCCGTGGGCTGCTTCAGCGCAGTTGTCGCCGGATACCGGCGGGCCGCATGGTCGGCGGTCGCCATGGTGTGGGTGGGGCATCTCGTGGTGGGGCACTGGCTCTACCGGTGGTTGCCCCCCGAAGGCGACGCAGCGGCGCCCTGGGGACAGGAACTGGGCGTCGCCGCCTGGGTGGTGGCCATCGTCGCGGCCGCCGAGTTCGTCCGCGTACGCCGTGAGCAGTGGGCCGCGCAACGGGCCGAGCGGGAACGTGCGGAGAAGCGGCGGGCCGACGAGGAGCGGCTGCGGATGGCCCGTGAGCTCCATGACGTCCTCGCGCACAGCATCTCCGTCATCAACGTGCAGGCAGGTGTCGGACTGGCCCTGCTCGACACCGATCCCGAGCAGGCCCGTACGGCGCTCACCACGATCAAGGCCGCCAGCAAGGAGGCGCTCGGCGAGGTGCGGCAGGTCCTGGACACCCTCCGTACGCCCGGTGACGCGCCGAGGACGCCGGCCCCCGGGCTCGACCGGCTTCCCGAACTGGTCGAACAGGCCGCGAGCGCCGGGCTGACCGTCACCGTCGCCACGGACGGTGTACGTGGGGCCGTACCGCCCGGCGCGGACCTGGCGGCGTTCCGGATCATCCAGGAGGCTCTGACCAACGTGGTGCGGCACTCCGGTTCGCGTACCGCGGAGGTCCGGGTCGGGTACGGGCCGGACCGCATCACGCTCCACATCGACGACGAGGGTCCTGCCACCGGCACGGCAGCCGGGGGCAGCGGCAACGGGCTGGCCGGGATGCGGGAGCGGGCGGCGGCCCTGGGTGGCACGATCGAGGCGGGGACCCGGCCCGACGGCGGCTTCCGGGTACGGGCCGGACTTCCGCTGCCGGCCGGTGGTTCCGGCCCGGCGGCGCACCAGAAGGAGACACCGTGA
- a CDS encoding TetR/AcrR family transcriptional regulator → MSAIRGARERARIEVTAAIKDEARKQLAAEGAAKLSLRAVARELGMASSALYRYFPSRDDLLTALIVDAYDSVGEAAEHAHRTAVEESAGAAAGTAAAASATEPAGTVAAASTTASARTGAHLARWVTVACAVRDWALAHPHEYALIYGSPVPGYTAPQDTVGPASRVGLVLIAVVEDAHREEGLALPPLAEELRPEAERLAADVAPGLPPAVAVPLVAAWSQLFGLLSFEIFGQFNRVVKAREVFFRQAVTELARTVGLLGERR, encoded by the coding sequence ATGAGCGCTATCCGGGGAGCCAGGGAACGGGCCCGTATCGAGGTCACCGCCGCCATCAAGGACGAGGCGAGAAAACAGCTCGCGGCCGAAGGCGCGGCGAAGCTCTCGCTGCGCGCCGTGGCACGTGAACTCGGCATGGCGTCATCGGCGCTCTACCGCTACTTCCCCAGCCGCGACGATCTGCTCACCGCCTTGATCGTCGATGCGTACGACTCCGTCGGCGAAGCCGCCGAGCACGCCCACCGGACGGCGGTGGAAGAGTCGGCAGGGGCCGCCGCCGGGACCGCTGCCGCCGCGAGTGCCACCGAGCCCGCCGGAACCGTCGCCGCCGCGAGTACCACCGCATCCGCCCGGACCGGCGCCCACCTGGCCCGCTGGGTGACGGTCGCGTGCGCGGTACGGGACTGGGCCCTGGCACACCCCCACGAGTACGCGCTCATCTATGGATCGCCCGTGCCCGGCTACACCGCGCCGCAGGACACCGTAGGTCCCGCGTCCCGGGTCGGCCTCGTCCTCATCGCCGTTGTCGAGGACGCGCACCGCGAGGAGGGGCTCGCGCTTCCGCCGCTCGCCGAGGAACTGCGCCCCGAGGCCGAACGGCTTGCCGCGGACGTCGCCCCAGGGCTTCCGCCGGCGGTGGCGGTGCCGCTCGTCGCCGCGTGGTCACAGCTCTTCGGACTTCTGTCGTTCGAGATCTTCGGCCAGTTCAACCGCGTGGTGAAGGCCCGCGAGGTCTTCTTCCGGCAGGCGGTGACGGAGCTGGCCCGTACGGTCGGCCTGCTCGGCGAGCGACGGTAG
- a CDS encoding SCO4225 family membrane protein, with the protein MNKPVLTKQHVHTLARLTFGNAASRIYLGVVAATTVFVTVDTLFVAHEDASFAGVWLFLLAAPTVFVFFAGSSMLGAEALGPDWFVYLALVVSVLVQSLALGWFVRLMRGGRGRTRQARPQGV; encoded by the coding sequence ATGAACAAGCCGGTCCTGACCAAGCAGCACGTCCACACGCTCGCACGCCTCACCTTCGGCAACGCCGCATCGCGGATCTACCTGGGCGTGGTGGCGGCGACAACGGTGTTCGTCACCGTGGACACGCTCTTCGTCGCCCACGAGGACGCCTCGTTCGCCGGGGTGTGGCTCTTCCTCCTGGCGGCGCCGACCGTCTTCGTCTTCTTCGCCGGGAGTTCGATGCTGGGCGCGGAGGCGCTCGGGCCCGACTGGTTCGTCTACCTGGCGCTGGTGGTGTCCGTGCTGGTGCAGTCGCTCGCGCTGGGCTGGTTCGTACGGCTGATGCGCGGTGGCCGCGGCCGGACCCGTCAGGCCCGCCCCCAGGGCGTCTGA
- a CDS encoding geranylgeranyl reductase family protein gives MSSENADAGHEHEESSVWDVVVVGAGPAGASAAYAAAVAGRRVLLLEKAELPRYKTCGGGIIGYSRDSLPPGFELPLRDRIHAVTFSLNGRLARTRRSRRMLFGLINRPEFDAGLVEEAQKAGAELRTGATVSRVEQHGAAVPDRRTVAVVLSGGETVLARAVVGADGSAGRIGAHVGVKLDQVDLGLEAEIPVPETVAEDWAGRVLIDWGPMPGSYGWVFPKGDTLTVGVISARGDGGGTKRYLEDFIARLGLAGFEPKISSGHLTRCRSDDSPLSRGRVLVCGDAAGLLEPWTREGISFALRSGRLAGEWAVRVAESHDAVDARRQALNYAFAIKAGLGVEMSVGRRMLKLFERRPGLLHAVLTGFRPAWNAFAGITRGTTSLAELVRSHPLAQRALSAMDR, from the coding sequence GTGAGCAGCGAGAACGCAGACGCCGGACATGAGCACGAAGAGTCGTCCGTGTGGGACGTCGTCGTAGTCGGCGCCGGACCGGCGGGAGCCTCCGCGGCATACGCGGCGGCGGTCGCCGGCCGTCGGGTACTGCTCCTGGAGAAAGCGGAACTGCCCCGCTACAAGACATGTGGCGGCGGCATCATCGGGTATTCGCGCGATTCACTGCCGCCCGGTTTCGAACTGCCCCTGCGAGACCGGATCCATGCGGTCACGTTCTCGCTGAACGGCAGGCTGGCACGCACCCGCCGCTCCAGGCGCATGCTCTTCGGCCTCATCAACCGTCCCGAGTTCGACGCGGGCCTGGTCGAGGAGGCACAGAAGGCCGGCGCCGAACTCCGCACCGGGGCGACGGTTTCCCGGGTCGAGCAGCACGGCGCCGCCGTGCCCGACCGGCGCACGGTCGCGGTCGTGCTGTCCGGCGGCGAGACCGTCCTGGCCCGTGCGGTCGTGGGCGCGGACGGCAGCGCCGGCCGGATAGGAGCCCATGTCGGGGTGAAGCTCGACCAGGTGGACCTCGGTCTGGAGGCCGAGATCCCTGTGCCGGAGACGGTCGCGGAGGACTGGGCCGGCCGGGTGCTGATCGACTGGGGTCCCATGCCCGGGAGTTACGGCTGGGTCTTCCCCAAGGGGGACACCCTGACGGTCGGTGTGATCTCGGCGCGCGGCGACGGCGGTGGCACCAAGCGGTATCTGGAGGACTTCATCGCGCGGCTCGGCCTGGCCGGCTTCGAGCCCAAGATCTCCTCCGGCCATCTGACGCGCTGCCGCAGCGACGACTCGCCGCTCTCACGTGGTCGGGTGCTCGTGTGCGGGGACGCCGCGGGTCTGCTGGAGCCGTGGACCCGTGAGGGCATCTCGTTCGCGTTGCGTTCGGGACGGCTCGCCGGTGAGTGGGCGGTGCGCGTCGCCGAGTCGCACGACGCGGTGGACGCCCGCCGGCAGGCGCTCAACTACGCGTTCGCCATCAAGGCCGGGCTCGGCGTCGAGATGAGCGTGGGACGGCGCATGCTGAAACTCTTCGAGCGGCGTCCGGGCCTGCTGCACGCGGTGCTGACGGGCTTCCGTCCCGCGTGGAACGCATTCGCGGGCATCACCCGGGGGACGACCTCGCTGGCCGAACTGGTCCGTTCACACCCGCTGGCGCAGCGGGCGCTGTCGGCGATGGACCGATAA
- a CDS encoding NUDIX hydrolase encodes MIVWINGAFGAGKTSAARELIDLIPNSTFYDPELTGTGLGSLLPQKKFAEVTDFQDLPIWRRLVVDTAAALLAEMGGVLVVPMTLLRQEYRDEIFGGLASRRIAVRHVLLSPEETILRQRIAHRAEFPDDSEKADGSGQWAHDRIEPYRSALDWINRDAHAIDNSALTPRETAELIAEAVRTGAAPACEIVQTPDPTAETVAAGVLLFDEHDRVLLVDPTYKPGWEFPGGVVEAGEAPAQAGIREVAEEIGIHLERVPRLLVVDWEAPQPPGYGGLRLLFDGGTLPGADAERLLLPGSELRGWRFVTEEEAATMLPPTRYERLRWALRARERSAVLNLEAGVPVG; translated from the coding sequence GTGATCGTCTGGATCAACGGTGCGTTCGGCGCGGGCAAGACCAGCGCCGCGCGTGAACTGATCGATCTGATCCCGAACAGCACCTTCTACGATCCGGAACTGACCGGCACGGGGCTGGGATCCCTGCTGCCACAGAAGAAATTTGCCGAGGTGACCGACTTTCAGGACCTGCCGATCTGGCGGCGTCTCGTGGTGGACACCGCGGCAGCGCTGCTTGCCGAGATGGGCGGGGTGCTGGTGGTGCCGATGACGCTGCTGCGACAGGAGTATCGCGACGAGATATTCGGAGGACTCGCCTCCAGACGCATCGCGGTGCGTCATGTACTGCTCTCACCTGAGGAAACGATCCTGCGTCAACGGATCGCCCACCGGGCGGAGTTTCCCGACGATTCGGAGAAGGCCGACGGGTCCGGTCAGTGGGCCCACGACCGCATCGAGCCCTACCGTTCGGCGCTCGACTGGATCAATCGGGACGCGCACGCCATCGACAACAGCGCACTCACACCCCGCGAGACGGCCGAACTCATCGCCGAGGCCGTGCGCACCGGGGCGGCCCCGGCCTGCGAGATCGTGCAGACACCCGACCCCACGGCCGAGACCGTCGCGGCCGGCGTGCTGCTCTTCGACGAACACGACCGGGTGCTGCTCGTCGACCCCACGTACAAGCCCGGCTGGGAGTTTCCCGGAGGTGTCGTGGAGGCGGGTGAAGCGCCGGCGCAGGCCGGGATCAGGGAGGTGGCCGAAGAGATAGGGATACACCTCGAACGGGTGCCCAGACTCCTCGTCGTCGACTGGGAGGCGCCGCAGCCCCCCGGATACGGAGGGCTGCGGCTCCTCTTCGACGGCGGGACGCTGCCGGGCGCGGACGCCGAACGGCTGCTGCTGCCCGGCTCGGAGCTGCGTGGCTGGCGGTTCGTCACGGAGGAGGAGGCGGCCACCATGCTGCCTCCCACCCGGTACGAACGGCTGCGCTGGGCGCTGCGCGCCCGCGAGCGCTCAGCCGTGCTCAACCTGGAGGCGGGAGTCCCGGTCGGCTGA
- a CDS encoding nitroreductase family deazaflavin-dependent oxidoreductase, producing MSQPSYYLQGSPFAIRMNSVIGWLARHGVSLLGSQELSVRGRKSGQLQRIPVNLHTYEGAQYLVSARGHSQWVRNMRAAGGGELRVGRRTRVFTAVEIADDDQKTAVVRAYLERWGWEVNQYFKGITAKSTDAELLVACPDHPVFRITVER from the coding sequence ATGTCGCAGCCGTCGTACTACCTTCAGGGCAGCCCGTTCGCCATCCGCATGAACAGCGTCATCGGCTGGCTGGCCCGGCACGGGGTCAGCCTGCTCGGTTCACAGGAGCTGTCGGTGCGGGGCCGTAAGAGCGGGCAACTGCAGCGCATCCCCGTGAACCTCCACACCTACGAGGGCGCGCAGTACCTCGTCTCCGCACGGGGGCACTCGCAGTGGGTGCGCAATATGCGGGCCGCGGGCGGCGGTGAACTGCGGGTGGGCCGCAGGACCCGCGTCTTCACGGCCGTGGAGATCGCGGACGACGACCAGAAGACGGCCGTCGTCCGCGCCTACCTGGAGCGCTGGGGCTGGGAGGTCAATCAGTACTTCAAGGGCATCACGGCCAAGTCCACGGACGCCGAGCTGCTGGTGGCCTGCCCCGACCACCCCGTGTTCCGGATCACCGTCGAGCGCTGA